The Eubacterium ventriosum genome includes the window AGCCTCCTGAACTTTTTCATAATCATTCCATATTTTTCCTGCTGTTTCCTTATTGTACCCCATATAAGTAATTGCAGGTGAAACAGGAAGAAGATGGATTCCCATTATACAGCATGGATTTCCTGAAAAATATGTACCGTTAGTATATCCAAGTCCCCAAATCATTCCAATATAAGGAATATTGTTTACATTACTGTCTCCATATACATTTGTTCCATAATCAGAAGCCCAGTTATGGCTGTCTCTGTCTGTTCCCTTGTCCACATTAAACCAATACTGTTCAATTGCGTTAACTTCTGAAGTGTAACCCCAAATTCCCGCTTTTTCATATTTTTTATTTCCTGTTACAAGTCCCCAAAGATATAATCCTGCCCAGCCAAATGTTGCTTCTGAAGCCGATTCCTGATTGTTACCACTATTATTGTCTCCATAGCCTCCTGCCCATGAATGTCCTTCATAAACATCAAAGTTTCTCATAAATGGAAGCATATCGTCATTTTTGTCAGGATTCATACAATCTCTAATTAGTAATTCAATCATTTCGCCATAATCGTCAACGAAAGTTGAATCATATGAGGCCAATACTGCTGCCGGGAATATAAAATATGCCCAAAGGAAATGATGGTCCGATAAGTTAATTGCCATTCCATGGTCGCCGCCATCACCACTTACAGCTCCCCAACTTGTATGATAATACATATAATATGGATAGTCTTCATCTCCATCGTATGTAAGCCAGTTTGCCATAATTTTTTTTAATACGTCAATAAGTTTATCTCTTGTTTCATATTCTCCAAGTTGGTCTGCTATAAGAATTCCCATTGCTATAGGATGCGATTTTTTACCCTCCCAATAAGGATCTGCAACCCAATATGATTTAAGAGCACTATCTGTAAACTGTTTCAAATACGCATACATCCACTCCTTATCATAGCCATTTGATTCGCTAGGAGTCGTATACTGCGGAATAATTCCGTTAAACTTCTGACTATAAGAAAATTCATTTCCTTCATGGATTCTCAAATCACCTCTACTTGAAGTATAAATAAGTGCTTCACCATTTGTCGTTTCATATGTTGCATCTGAATATTTCCACTGATGAGGCATCATACATAATAATGTACTGTTAGAAATACCACTTCCTGTTCTCTTCTGTGAAACAGATACTTTGTATGTTGTTGTACATATGCTCTTTGCATCATCGTAACTGTAATCCACAACTGTATCTGTTACGTATGAATATGCATATTTGTACATATATTCTAACTGCTTTACTGCATCTCCATCTCTTAATAATGAAGGTTTTGAAATGCTATCCACTTCACTTTGTGATGCCAAAAGTTTTATTGGTTCTTCTACTGCTAAAGCACCAATAACTACATAATTGTCATTATTGCCAAGTTTAATTTTTAATTTACTGCCAACTTTTGTTGCCTTGGAATTTTCAGGTAAATAAATACCATAATAATGATACTGTTTCTTATTGCCATCTCCAGGCGCTTCACTTTCGTTTTCTGTTTCAACAAGAAAATGGTCAATTGTAACTTCCTTACCATCTTCTGTAATAATTTCACTTCCGTTTTTATCTAAAAACTTTACAAGATTATTTACATTTAGTTCTACAGAATCTCTATTGGCAAATGTTGTATATGCAAAAGGTGAGCCTTTAATTAAAGTACTCTCCATTTTTTCTGTGTCATCATCACTATATTTAACGTTAACTGACCAATCACCATAACCATCTAATTTAGCACTTGCCTTTCCTGTAATGTCTGATGAATTAAGTGTCAAATCATAATACTTGCTGTCTACACCCATTCCACCATTATCTGCTCTATTATACAATCCATCTGCATAATACATTGATAATCCTGTTGAGGAATATTTGTATGACATTGGAAGTGCTGGCATTGCATCACTGTACTGTGTGTAAACAATTGATGTCCACCAGTCATTTGATGGTATTGGCGTACTTATTTTTGAAGAAACATATTTAGGTTCTCTTGGCTGTAAAAGGTTAGCATCATCAATTACATAACTTCCTTTTCCTAAAGTTACTACTTTCTTTTTTGGTATTTCAGGTATAGTATTATTAACCTTTTCATCGCCTTGCTGATATTCAAAAACCTGTAATTCTCGAATTGAATATCCTGAACCTCTTCCCATTAAAATCCCCTGCATTCTAACATATCTTACATTTTCAGCATAGAATTTTATATCTTCATCCTCACCATTTCCCTGAAGCTGTCTGTAAACTGTTTTAAAATTAGTTCCATCTTCTGAAACCTGCAAATCCCATATGTTACCATATTCAACCTGCCATTGTAAAAATACTCTTCCTAAAGTATACTTCTTTCCTAAATCAACCGTAAGACTCTGATTACATTTGCTTTGTACATTGTCTTCACCTTCTGACAACCAGTATGTATCGTAATTTCCATCCACTGCATTAGATCCTGCCAATGGTGTAGATGCCCACCATGGTTTAGAATAAGATGTTGCCTCTACTTTCTTTCCCAATGCAATATTAGGTGCATCTGACTTAGGCTCATTACATTTATTGTCACCTATACCATATACTTCAAGTTCTCTAATTGCAGCGCCCCAACCTGATTTCTTATCAGCTGATTCTGACTGAGACTTACTATAATTAATTAAAACTCTTACATATCTTCCGTTTTTTTCTGTTAACTTGTAGTCATCTGTTGAATCAGAACTTAAGGTATCCTGATAATATGTGTAATCAACAGTTCCGTCATCTTTTAATACCTGTTTTTCAGAACCGCCATTTCCTTTTGTTGTCTCATAAATTTTAGTCCAGTTAATCTCATCATCTGAAACAAGTATCTGGTATGCAACACCATAGCTTGCACTATTTTGCCAATTAATAACAACCTTACTTACATCTGCCTTTCCACCAAGGTCAATGTCTAACCACTGGTCAGCTTTATTGGCTACAGCTTCCCACTGAGTTCCAATTTTTTCATCCGTTGCATAGGTTGGAAGATTTCCTCCATTGGTTGAAGATGCATATGCAGGTCTTCCATCTGACAAAAGCCACGGTGCACTTCTGTCGGCAGCCTGAGTATTTACTTTAGTATAATTAATTCCCGTAACACACAAAGCCGCACTAAGTGTTAATGCCAAAAATCTCTTAAATTTTCTTCTCATATAAACTCTCCTTCTTTCCTTATTTCCGGTACCATCTTTCGTGATTGAAACGTTTTCTATTTGAAACATAGCACACCAAAATACATAAATCCACAAATTCAGATTAACTTTCTTAAATTTGTGGATTTTCGATAAAAAAAACATTTCAATTTATTCAATTTTACTTTTTAATTTTTTTGACAGATTTTCATTATTTTTAAGTTTTTCAATTTGATTTTTATGTTTATATAAAGGATTTTTCAACGTTTTAAGATAATTTTATAAAAATATTTTTATTTTTAAAAAACATTGTTTGTTTTTAGTCGTTTTTTCTTACTCCATTTTCCATAAATCTTTACTTCATCTTTTTCAATATATCCTCTCACTTTAATGTAGTACTTTTTATTTGCCTTTAATTTTTTAATAACAACATTAAGCTTTCTAACATTAATTGTTTTAGTATATTTTTTCTTAAAAGATTTATTTGTAGAATATTTTACCTGATAGTTTTTTACACCTTCTATCTTTTTAATTTTAATCTTTGCTTTTTTGCCACTAATTCGTTTTGCCTTTTTAATTTTCCCACGTTTAACAGTTATTTTTTGACCGTCATTTTTTACTATATTCAACTGTGGTGTTGTTGTATCTGGAACTTTCGTTGTTATGATTTTTGGTGTTGTATCCGGAACTTTCGTCGTCGACTCAGGTGTTGTTGTATCTGGTTTTATTACTTCTCCTGCACCAACATCATATGAACTGCTCTTTAATACATAAAATTCATATATTGCCCACCAGTGTGATTCTGTTCCTGTCTGTTCTATTCTCACATATCTTGCATTCTGATTTCCTACATAATATATGTTGTTGTTTTCTCCCGATGCAACTTCCCGCCAGTTATTTCCATTATTTGATATTTTTACGACATATCCCCTTGGAACATCTCCTGTCTTTCCAAGATTTGTCACAATAAGATCAAAATTCTGATTCTCCTTCAGATCCACCTGATACCACTGTCCCGGTTCCTGCTGTCCCATGATTGTCCACTGCGTGCCAAGATTTCCGTCAAGGGAAAGTCCTGCATTCTCATTATGGACACTTGCCGTTGCACTCCAATTACTTCTGTTCCAGGTAGTTTACTATCACTCCACGAATGCCACTGTTTGCCGAAATTCTGATGAAAGGTGTTCCATCATTTTTTCCCTTATTGGCATAAGATTCAAGAATTGCTCCTGAGCCGTGTGGAACAGTACTTAAATCAGTAGCCCCTCTAAGCTCCACGTTTGATGGAATAACTATTGTTCCATCCATTCTGTAATGTCCTGAAGGAAGAAAAATTATTCCACCTCCATTTGATGAAGCATCATTTAAGGCTTTCTGAATAGCTTTTGTACAGTCACTTCCTCCACCGTGATTCTTACTGTTTTCTGCATTGTAAGGTGCCCTTGTCACATCATATAATGTAAAATTTGAAGGCATGTGACTTTGAAATGCCACCTTGTCATCCGGAAATTCAGATACCGGTGTAACGTCAACACTTGCATTAAAATCATCTGACCTGTATATTGAATTGTTAATTATTGTTTTTGCGTTCTTAAAAGTATTTCCACTTAAGCTTATTCTGCCAAGGCTTCCCACAGCTATCTGAGGTGTTTTGTTATTAAATTCTGAACCTACACTTACGAACGTTCCACCGTCAACTTTTACTAATCCGTGATTAATTGTGTTGTTGTACATTAAAATCTTAGTTGTTGATGTTTTGTTGCGGAAATTTTTGTTTTTGAAAACTGAACAACATCACCTGTGTTGTAGCCACTTATGTTTACGTAACATGTGTATGACCAGTCATTTCTCTTCATGAGGATTCCTGTTGCATTGTTATAAATGTAATTCTCAAATGTGCTTCCCTTAATAGGTGCATTGCTAACCCCTGATCCTGACCAGTAATCAGGTGAAAAATTTATATTTTCAATTCTTCCAACATCCGCAAGTCTGTCCATATCTATTTCCTTGTAGAGAGGTGTTCCGTACACTCCGTTAATTACAGGTGATGCACCACCGTTTCCGTAATGGGCTTCCTAGTCTCAGGCTTTCTCCAATCTCCTCTAAGCGTCACACCCTTTGGTATCTTAAGACTTCCTGTAACCTTGTATTTTCCTGCAGGAACATACACTATCCCACCACCAAGCTCATAAGTTTTGTTTAAAAGCTTTTGGAATATTTCTGTGTTATCCCTGTTTCCACTTCCGTCTGCGCCATAATCCTCTACATTGTATGCATATACAAAGGCATCTGTCTGTTCCATATTTTTCTGTACCCTGTAGGTAGGATTTCCAATGTTGTTAATGTCTGCTGCTTTAATATTTTGTCCATAAAAAAGCATAAGGCTAACACCGACTACAAATGTAGTCAGCATTAGCCTTGTAATTAAATTAATTCTCTCAAAATAACTTTCACTTTCCCTGTTTTTCATGATTTTTCTTTCCTCTGCTTTTTATATTTTAGCTTAGGAACATATTCAAATCTAACCCTTTTAATCCATTCATTTTAACTTTCAGATGACAAAGCACCCAACTTTTGATAAAGTTTTATCCCAAAACTTTCTTTGCTATGTCTGCACTCATTTTTGCATCCTTAGCATAATAATCTGCACCAATCTTCATAGCATAATCTTCAGTAAGAACTGCACCACCTACCATAATCTTACAATCAACATTGTGTTCTCTTAAAAGCTTAATTGTTTCTTCCATTGAACCTAGTGTTGTTGTCATAAGTGCAGAAAGTCCAACTAAATGAACATCATTTTCAATTGCCGCATTAACTACTTCCATGCAATCCACGTCTCTACCTAAGTCAATAACGTTATATCCGTAGTTTTCAAGAATAACTTTTACAATATTCTTTCCAATGTCATGTATGTCACCTTTAACTGTAGCAACAATAATCTTCCCCTTTGATTCAGAAGAATCTCCACTATCTGCAAGATAATTCTTTATTTCATCAAAACATTCTTTTGCAACATCCGCCGCCAAAATCAACTGTGGAAGGAATATTGTACCTTTTTCAAACTTATCTCCAACAACATCCAATGCCGGAATCAAAATCTGATTTATAATCTCCATAGCTTCTTTTTCTTTAAGCAATTGAGATGTGTAACTTCTTCCATCATCTTTCATTCCTGTTTCCATCGCCTTAAGAATTTTGTCTGCCAGTTCTGAACCAAGGCTTACTGTGGAATCATTTGATTTTACGACTTCTGTCTTAGTTGTTGTAACTTCAGGCTGAACTTTGCTTGAATAATCAATAAAATCCATTGAATTTTCATCAATTGCAGCCAATACTTTATATGCCTTAACTGCCCATACCATTGACGGTACATTTGGATTGATAATCGGAAGATCAAGTCCATTAGCCATAGCTATTGTTAAGAATGTTTTATTAATTATTTCTCTGTTAGGCAAACCAAAAGAAATATTTGAAACACCAAGTACTGTTCTTAAGCCTAATTCATTTTTTACAATGTTCATAGCTTTAAGTGTTTCTGCAGCAGCTTTTTGTTCTGCTGAAACTGTAAGTGTAAGGCAGTCAATAATAATGTCCTCTTTTGGGATTCCATAAGACATTGCCTTATCTCTAATACGTTTTGCTATTTCAACTCGTCCTTCTGCTGTTGGTGGAATACCATTTTCATCAAGAGCAAGTCCAATGACTGCCCCACCATATTTTGCAACAATAGGAAGGATTGTATCAAGAACTTCTTCTTCTCCGTTAACTGAGTTAACAATAGGCTTACCATTATAAACCCTTAGAGCCGCTTCAAGAACTTCCGGTTTAGTTGAGTCAATCTGTAAAGGTACATCTACTATTGCCTGCAAAGCCTTAATAACCTTTACCATCATTTCTTTTTCATCAATGTCAGGTGAACCTACATTTACGTCCAAAATGTCTGCCCCCGCGTCTATCTGTTCAATTGCCTGTGACAAAATATAATTCATATCATTGTCTCTTAATGCCTGTTTAAATCTTTTCTTTCCTGTAGGGTTAATTCTTTCACCTACAATTCTTGGCTGGTCAACAACTACAGTCTTTAAAGGTGTACATACTGCAAGCTGTCTTGGTTTCTTTTTCACAACACTTGCGTTTACTGTTGCAACCATTTCTTTTAGTTTGGCTACATAAGCCGGTGTTGTACCACAACATCCACCAAGAACTTTTGCTCCGTATTTTACCATTTCCTTACATGTATCTGCAAATTCATCAGGTAAAACATTATATGTATTTGTAACAGGATCAGGCAAACCTGCATTAGCCTTTACTACAATTGGAACAGTTGTCCACTTAGAAATTTCTTCTACAATTGGCATTAATTCTTTAGGTCCAAGTGAACAGTTTACACCAAGTGCGTCTACTCCAAGCCCCTGTACTGTAAGACACATTGCTGAAACTGAACAGCCTGTAAATGTTCTTTTGTTGTCTTCAAATGTCATTGTACACATAACCTGAAGGTCTGAATTCTCTTTTGCGGCAAGAATTGCTGCCTTAGTTTCCATTAAGTCTGTCATAGTTTCAATAACTATAATATCAGCTCCTGCATTTCTTCCTGCAATAACTTCTTCTTTAAAAATATCATACGCTTCCTCAAAAGAAAGACTTCCTGTAGGCTCTAGTAATTGACCTATAGGTCCCATATCTAAAGCAACAAGTGTTTCTGTTCCTTTGGCTGCTTCTTTTGCATTATTAATGGCTGCACCAATTAATTCATCAACTGAATATCCCGTATTAGCCATTTTGTATCGATTTGCACCAAAAGTATTGGCGTAAACAACATCCGAACCTGCATCTATGTATTGTTTATGTATATCTATAATCCAATCCGGCTTTGTTATGTTTAATGTTTCAGGTACAGTTCCAAGCTCCATTCCTTTTTGCTGAAGCATTGTTCCCATTGCACCATCCAACAATATAAAATCTTTGTCAAATATATTTTTATTTGCCACAGTTTTTTCCATCCTTTCTAAAGGTACATTTTTCTCTAAAATTACATAAGTCACAGCTTTTAACATTAGATACTTCTAAATTGTGACCAAGTCCTATTATGCATGTTACCGACTTAGTAGGCACAAGAGTCATTCCACTGTTTACGCATACGCCTATTCTTCTTCCTGCATCTAATATATCAAGAAACTGTTTCTGACCTGTCAAAGGAAAATCTCCATATCCCAAGCCAAATCTCCATGTATGTTCATATTCCTTAAAATCTTCAAGAATTTCATCTTCCGCTTTGTTGCATACCTGTTCTATTACAGCAGATGCAAGACTGTCAGTAAACATGGCATCAGCCATTCCCCTAATCTGCATCTTTCTTATAAGTCCGTCAACTCCTGCTGAAAGAGTAGCACACATAAATATTACCTTTTCACAATTTTTCAAATGGTTGGCAATAGACTTTCCTTCCAATGTAAAATTAATCCCCGGAACCTGTCCATCTACCAAATCAAAAACTTTATATGTATATTTGCCTTCCATTACTGACTTAAGCTGGTCTGCACAATTATACAAAATCTCTTTCGTTTTCTCATCAGGAGTGCTGTTTCCATAGCCTAAATATCTTAAAGCTTCACTAAAATCTATATTGTCTATAATAATATTTCTCTGCTCTGACATTTTATTTTCCGCTCTTTAATATATTTTTTACACCTTCAGAAATTCTTCTTGCAACATATGGATCATTCATTGTATAAATATGAACTCCGTCAACTCCATGAGCTGCCAATTCAATAATCTGGTCAATTGCATATGAAATACCTGCATCACGCATGGCTTCATGATTATCTCCAAATCTCTGAAGAACTTTTGAAAGTTTTGCCGGAATACTTGCGCCACACATTGAAACCATTCTCTCAATCTGCTTTTTGTTTGTTACAGGCATAATTCCTGCTTCAATAGGAACATTAATTCCTGCTATTCTTGCTTTCTCCTGAAAATCAAAGAATACCTGATCATCAAAAAATAACTGTGAAATCAAATGGTCTGCCCCTGAATCAACTTTCTTCTTTAAATTCTGAATATCTTCAATCATATTCGCTGCTTCCTGATGAACTTCAGGATAGCATGCGCCTGAAATATTAAAACCTCTGTTTTTTGACATAATATACTCTGTTAAGTCTGATGCATATTTGAAATCTTTTTCAATAGCAAAATCAGGATTTACATCGCCTCTTAAAGCTAATATATTCTTTACACCTTTTTCATCTAATTCATCTAAAATTCTATCAATGCTTTCTTTAGTATTATATAAACATGAAAGATGGGCTATTGTTTCAGTTCCTAATTCATTTTTAATATATGAGCATAAGTCAATTGTTGTCGCATTTGCAACGCCTTTTCCACCTGCTCCATAAGTTACACTGATAAAATCAGGGTTTAAGTTTTTTAACTCATTTAATGTTGAATATATTGTTTCTATACCACTTTCCTTTTTTGGTGGAAAAACCTCAAAAGAAAATACTGTGTGTTCTTTTTTAAATAAATCTGCAATGTTCATTAATCTCTGTCTCCTCTTCTTTTGTTTTTATGGTTTGCAGCAAAACAGATTAAATCCTACCAAAAGACATATTACTATTATGCACACCACAAAAAATGTACTCTCTATTAACAATGAAAGCGTCATTCCAACTGCAAGCCAAAATAACGCAAATCCACATAGTTTATGCATAACTCTTCCTAATTTATTTTTTATAATATTAGCATATGCATATAATTAGTTTTTAGTCGTTAATATCTTCATCCATTTCCTCAAAGTCACTAAAATCATCTTTTACATCATTCTTTGAAGTGAACTTGTTTACCACATCAGGTACCATATCAATAATCCTTGATAATCCATCCTGATCTTTAATGCTGATAAGCTTAGATGAACCATCCTTAATAACCAAAACAGCGCTTGGTACTATCTTTCCCCCAACTCCGCCTGATCCTGTTTCTCCTTTTGAAAAAGTACCTATTCCCATTCCAAAAGAAACATCAGCCATAGGAAGGATTATTGTATCTCCTACCACAACCGGTTCTCCAACAACAGACTTTGTTGTAATAAATTTTTCCATTGCCTTTAATAAATCATCTGTAGGTTTTTTGTTATCTGCCATAATAATGCCTCCCTAAATAAATTTCTTTATAATTCTCTTTATATTTTCATTAAAATAAAATTTCAAACAATATACTATAACCACGCCTAAGTAAATATGTCCCTTAAAAATAATGTCACCTTTAAACACTTTATTTTCAAAATCAGGATAAACCTTAAACCTTTTAGGATTAATATTAAATATTCCATATATCATTCCAAGAGCGCCTAATGCCTCTCCCGTTAAATAACTTTCTTCAAATCCCATATATAGATTGCCTTTTATCCTGTTAGGAGCTAAATGCTTTAGAAGTTTTAGAACCATTTTTTTGCCATAGGCATAAGCCTCTTTTGTTGTCTTTGAAGTTATAAATTGCTTAACGGTTTTAACCTGATTTATTATTTCATCTATACTGTTCTTTTTATTTTTTGCATTTTCTTTTATATTATGAATTTTATCTTTTATATTTTCTACAATTTTCTTTATTCTTTGTTTTAATTTTTTAAAGGAAATCTGCATTCTTGTTATAAAAGACTTCTTTTCTTTTTTTCTATTATTTGTTTCTGTAGTTTTCTTTGAATCTTCACTTTTTATATTCTCATTATTTTGATTTTTTACATCAGTCTCTTCCAAATTGGAATTTTGAATTTCCTGCTCTTTTTCATTTTCGGAAGTTCCAATTTGTTTAATGTCAGTTTTTTTAACACTATCCTCTTTCAATTCATCCTGTGATTTTTCTTCTTCATTCTTCGGTGATTGCTTCTCAGACTGATTTTTTCTTTTTTCTTTTTTCTTTTTTTCTTTTGTTTCAGAAGATTTTATTTTTATTCCTAATAGTCGGATATTATAATGTATCTCTGTGTTCTCAATCCATAATCTGCAATGTAGCAGATGAAAAAGCCATCCGGCTCTTATATTACCGGTTATTTTTTTCTCTTCAATATTTCCATTTGCTTTTCCTACATATGTTATAGGAAAAAACAAAATAAGTAAAGCAAGCCCCAGAATAGATAATACAATAATACCAATTATTTTTAAAATAAGTAATAATATATGTACCATAGGCTACTCTTCTCTCTTGCTTCTTTCTTCATTCATAAGATTCAATATATAGTCTTTCACTTTGCATCCTCCCGTGGAATTTAGACAATCCATTATTATTAATTGTACCATATCCATTGCCTCTTCCCTACCTTCGGCAATTCCAACAATTACAATATCTGAATCCTTATACCATTTCTGAGTAAGTACATTAGATGGATAGATGTCAAGTACATCATAATCATTAAAAGGCAATGTAATAACATATTTATTAAACTGTTGTTTACCCCTTTTAATTTTCCACATAACCTGTCTCTTTTTGTCTAACAGATTATATCCAACATACAAATCATCATACCATCTCATACTTATCTCCAATAATCAATCTGCAAATATATTACAACTGATTATTCTTCCATTATTCCATTTAAAATTTCAATACAAGCTAGTTTTTCAGCCTTATCATTACATACTGACAATGTATTATAAATATAATCCTGTAATTCACTAATATTATTGAAAAATACAGGAAGTTCTGCAATTGAAGCTGACATTACGGCTCTGTTAATCAATTTCTCGTTGTCTGCAAACAACTCAGTATATTCCTTGTAAAGCTCTTCTTCCTTAGCCTTTACATATTCTTCGTCGGCTGTAGTATTGTCCTCATCAACTGTAAGTTCCATAAACATACTGTCTGAATTAAGCCTTGGAAGTTTGTATACCACATCATATACATCCTTTAAACCAAGTTTTTCAATGTTTTCACTATAACTTTCCATAATCTGGTCTGTTATATCATAGGAAGATAACTTAGGATATAATTCTTCCTGAGTCCCCTCAAGCATTACAAACATATCCTCTATTTCTTCTAATGATTTAGGACTAAACTTGCCTAAGAATAAAAGATTTGTATCTTTTATAATCTCTGTACACCCCTTAACAATATTATCATCTAACTGATTTTCATAAGTATATAAGACAATAAGCAAATCATTTAAGATTTCCTGAATCATCATATTTGAGTTCATTAAATCTTCCATATATTCTGAAACTTTAGCAATATTAGCCATCATTTCATCATACTGCTCTTTTGTTATTTTCTTAAATTTAACCTCTTTAAATTCTTTAAAGAAATCGTCTAAGTAAGGGTAATTAACAGTCATTGTTTCTGTATTTTCAAGCATTGCTGTTGTTTTTAACATATATAAGAAATTCTTAAGACTTTCCTTAGTTCCACCCTTATAAATGCTAAGGCCGTTAGATAACATTTCGAAAAACTTATTTTTTGTAAGTCTAACAGGAAGCTGTCCTATTACCTGACTTATCTTTCTGTTAATTGCCATATTATCTTCATCTTCAAGAATAAACTGCATTAATCTTCTTGTAATGTTCTCATCACTATATCCTGACGGATAATCGTCATCTCTGAATCTG containing:
- the metF gene encoding methylenetetrahydrofolate reductase [NAD(P)H]; this encodes MNIADLFKKEHTVFSFEVFPPKKESGIETIYSTLNELKNLNPDFISVTYGAGGKGVANATTIDLCSYIKNELGTETIAHLSCLYNTKESIDRILDELDEKGVKNILALRGDVNPDFAIEKDFKYASDLTEYIMSKNRGFNISGACYPEVHQEAANMIEDIQNLKKKVDSGADHLISQLFFDDQVFFDFQEKARIAGINVPIEAGIMPVTNKKQIERMVSMCGASIPAKLSKVLQRFGDNHEAMRDAGISYAIDQIIELAAHGVDGVHIYTMNDPYVARRISEGVKNILKSGK
- a CDS encoding GerW family sporulation protein is translated as MADNKKPTDDLLKAMEKFITTKSVVGEPVVVGDTIILPMADVSFGMGIGTFSKGETGSGGVGGKIVPSAVLVIKDGSSKLISIKDQDGLSRIIDMVPDVVNKFTSKNDVKDDFSDFEEMDEDIND
- a CDS encoding DUF2953 domain-containing protein — its product is MKEDSVKKTDIKQIGTSENEKEQEIQNSNLEETDVKNQNNENIKSEDSKKTTETNNRKKEKKSFITRMQISFKKLKQRIKKIVENIKDKIHNIKENAKNKKNSIDEIINQVKTVKQFITSKTTKEAYAYGKKMVLKLLKHLAPNRIKGNLYMGFEESYLTGEALGALGMIYGIFNINPKRFKVYPDFENKVFKGDIIFKGHIYLGVVIVYCLKFYFNENIKRIIKKFI